CCGTGTCTATTGCGGCGACATCGCCTGCCAATGCACTTTGCTTGACCCCGTTAAAACGGGTCTTTGCATTGACCAAAAAATTTCTAAAGATTTCCGCATCTTTATATGCCTGCAGCCAATCAAAATAAGCCAACGAAGCCCTATAGAGCACCTCGTTCACCAACAGATCTTGGTCGGCCTTTGACTGTTCCCTAAAGAATTTCGCCTTTTTCAAGGTGGCCATTCGCTCGTTGATCCAAAAGCCCTGCCCAAGAGACATTGAAACCCCGGCACTGTACAGCCCATCGATCGGCACATTTTCATCGGGATTGATGAAATCGCCCTGGTTCTGCTCGAAGTTTCCCTTCAGTTCGATTCCGAAGTAGGTGGGTATCTTAAAGGTCGCATTTAGCCTGTCCCAATACTCGGTCTCTTTGAACTCTTTGCGCTCATAGTCAACCTCGATCTTTGGGTCAAAACCTCCCCTAGCCCGCATGAGGTTGGCCTGGCCCATACTAATGGCGAGTTGGGCCTGCTTGGCTATGGGATGGTATTTTTTTACATAGCCCAAATATTCGTCAAATCCCAGCACCAAGGTATCTTGTTGTGCGGATATGACTGTAGTGATCAAAAGGAAAAACAATACGCGGTATGTTCTCATGATCATTTCTTTTGGCTATTGGCCGTGTTGTTTTCTGGTTGATAATAATTGGGTGGAAATCCGTTCAATTGCCTCCAAATCTCAAACCAAATAGGTACGTCTTCCAACAAGGCTATGGTATAGGCACCTGAGCCCACCCGAAGGTCTTGTGGCCATGGTTGGTCTTCGGGATCGGGGGCGAGCAAGATCCGGTATTTGCCATTTTCACTGATGAATGTTTCTATCGCAACCACAACGCCACCGTAGGTGCCATACGAGAGGTTGGGCCATCCGCTAAATACTATAGCCGGCCAACCATCGAACTGAATACGTACCTTTTCGCCCAAATGCAGTAGGGGCAGGTCAATGGGGTCTACATAGGTCTCAACTGCCATATCAAAATCTGCCGGCATAATGCCCACTAAATGCTCACCTTCTTTAAAAGTTACCCCGATACCTCCCTGAATGGCCTTATTGATGTAACCACTCAGTGGGGCCCTTATGTAATACATATCGTTACGGATTGAATAATTGGTGAACTCGTTCTCGAGTTTGGTGACCTGGGCCTCTGAATCAAATTGATTTGACTGTGCCGTGAACATATCACTTCTTGCCTTCGAAATCTTGTCGGTATACTCGGCCTGTACGCGATTGATCTCTACCTGTGCGTTTATTACCTCGTTCTCGCTGGCAAGCAGCTTGTTTTCTTGTGAAATCAGCTTGGCCTGGGCCTCTTGCAGCTTCAACCGTTTTTCTTCGACATCGGTTACGGCCTTCAACCCTTCCGATTGTAGTTGCACTACCCGATCATATTGCCGTTGGGCGATGGTGATATTGGTTTTTGCCGCCTCAAGGTCAATGCTATCACTTTGAACTTTTAGTTTGGCCTGCATCAGTTTGTTCTTGGCCTGTTCCAATTTCAATGTACGCTCATTTGCCAGGGCATTGATCTGTGTGTTCAAAGCCTTGACCTTTTCTTGATAAGAGGTAACGGCCATTTCTTTTGCCTTTATCTGTTGGCCTGTACGCTCGACGAGTTGTGGGTCAAAATACTCGTTCTTGATTTCTGAAATATGTAGTATGGTATCGCCTTTCTCCACAAAATCACCCTCACGCACGTACCATTTCTCGATTCGCCCGGGAATGGGCGACTGAATCGTCTGGGGTCGCTGGTCTGGGGTCAAGGTAGTAAGGTAGCCCTTGCCCGTAACGTTCTGCGTCCATGGCAAGAACAAGATGATGAAACAGATTATGGCAAAAGCGAGCAGAAATTTGTTGAAGTAGGTATAATAACGCCTGGGAAATACCTTCTGTGCAGCCTTAAACCGCATCAGGTCAACTTTCTGGTTTAACTTGTTATGGGTAATGTTAAGCATGGTTTCCTGCAATTTCTTTTATTAATCTTCCATTTTCCATAGTGATGATTCGACCACATTTTTTGGTCCACCTTGGGTTTTCACTTACCACAATAAGGGCCCACCCATTGTCGGGGTCGGTCAAAAAGTCAATGATCTCATCGGCCTCTTCCCTATTGAATTGGTCAAGAGGATCCTTTAGAATCAATAGCTTGGGCTTTCTAACAATACTTCTTGCCAAAACTATCTTCTTTGAGATGGTATATGGAATCTGTTTCCCCTCAGGATAGAGTATGGTTTTCAAACCTTTGGGCTGTTCTTTTACAAAGGCTGTGAGCTTGGTCTTTTCCAAGGCCCAGTAAATATCTTCTTGCGGAATGCTTTTGTCGCCAAATGTTATGTTGTCCAAAATAGTGCCCTCGAACGGGGATTCTTCAGAAAGTGATTGCCCAATATGTGAACGGTAGTGGTTTAGGTTAACGCCCTTCAACGACACATCGTTCACAAAAATATCGCCTGAATCCGGTTCTAAAATACCGGCGATCAACCGCAGCAAGGTTGATTTACCAGAACCGCTGGGGCCCTGCAACAGTATGGTGCACGAGGGGGTAATGTTCAAAGAGAAATCGTTTACAATAATTTTCTTCCTTTCAGGCACCTTGTAGGTAACGTGGTTGAGCTCAAGATGAAAGCCCTCGTTCTCTTTAAAGGGTCTTTCACCCTCGGGCGATTCCAGTTTTTTGTCAACCACCTGCCCCAGTTTCTCGAGCGAAGTAAGCAGGTCGTAGAATGTTTCCAGCCCAAGAATGAGCTTTTCGACCGAATTGATGACCAATAGAATAATGATCTCGGCGGCAACAAATTGCCCAATGTTCATTTCTTGGTTCAACACCAGTAGGCCACCTATCAAAAGAAGGCCAGCGGTGACCAACACCTTGAACCCGATCATGTGGATAAACTGTAATATCAAGATCTTGAAATGGCTTTCACGGGCATCAAGATAATCGACCACAAGGGCATCGTTCTTGTCTATGGCATGAGAGGTCTTGCCCGACAGTTTAAAACTGATTATAGACCGGGCAATCTCTTGGATCCAATGGGCCACACGATATTTGTGCATTGATTCTTCCAAGCTTGTCTCGAGCCCCCTTTTAGCGGTAAACTTGAAGACCACATAGATCAGCAGCAGCAGAAGCAGACCGTAGATGATAAAAAATGGGTGGTAGAACGAAAGCAGCAACAGGCCGAATATGATCTGCAAAAGGGCTGCGGGAAAATCTATCAAAATCTTCGAAAGGCTTTTTTGAATTGTCAGTGTATCGAAGAAACGGTTGGCCAACTCAGGCGGATAGTAATTGCTCAACTCGCTCATCTTGATCTTTGGAAAACGATAGGCAAACTCAAAAGAGGAACGGGTAAATATTTTTTGCTGCACGTTTTCAATGATGCGTATCTGCATCAATTGCAGCAGACCTACAAAGGCGACACCCAAGGTAACCAAAATTACCAGTACAATCCACGAGGTGCTCACTTGGGCACCCTGTATGAGGTTGATGATGGCCTGTATGCCCAAGGGGAGCGACAAGTTCACCAAGCCAGCAAAAATCGCATAATAAAAAACTTGAAAAATGTCCTTTTTGTCCAGCTTCAAAAGCCCCATAAGCCGTTGCCATGAGGTCATCATATTTTGCGCCATGTTAATTTGATTTTAGGGTTTTGAAGGCCAGATCGACAAAGAAATCCGTCGGGGCTTCATTGGCATTGCAATTGGTCAAACTCTGAAAGTGTTCTTTTAAGAAATTTTGGTGAAGCACCCCTTCTAGAATGGTGCTGGCCAAACTTTTGGGGTACGGGTATTGGGGATTCACCCCTTGTACCATCTCGGTCAAGCGGCTCACCATACGCTTGTAAATGACGAAATAACCCTCTTTGTTTTCAAGGTCGACCTCTTTTGTGAAAAACGATTTGGAAGATTCATTGACTACAATTCGGTTCAGTACAACCTCGTTGATGTGCGAGAAATGGGAGTCTTCTTCAATGGGTCGTGAGATAATCTCAATGGCTCTTTTCAGCTTTTCATGCGGATTGGAAATACTGTTCGTCGAAAACACCAAATGGTACTCAACCCAACCCCAATACCAAGAAGTGAGGTATACCAAAAGCTTGTGCTTGTTCTCAAAATACCGATAAATAGAACTTTCGTTCGAACCAATTTCGCTACCCAGTTTTTTGAAGGTAAAGGCCTCAAAGCCCATTTCGTCGATCATCAAAATGCTCTTTTCAATGATTCGTTTGCCCAAATCTGAGGACTCGGGGTCTTTGACATAGATTTTTTCGTTAATGGCAATTTTGATTGTTTGAAGTAATCGCTCCATATCACCTAATAAAATTCCATGCAAAAATAATAGTATTACTATTGTATTTCAATAGTTTAACCTTCTTTTAACGAAAGTATTACTTGTTAATCAAAAGCAACTTGTTATTTTTACTTGTAAATTCAAGTATCCTATGGCCAAATCTTTACTTTTATTCTTATTTGGTTTTTTCCTCTATACCGGAATGAATGCACAGACCCAGGTCTATAGAATGGGTTTTGAGCATTTTCAGGAAAGCCGGGGAGACAGCGATACGGGTCTATTGGCCAAACTGCCCTATACGGAGGTGGTTTTGGGATACAACCCCATGAACAGCCGTTCAGGCCTGGGCACCACCTTCAACTTTCATGGCCATGTGGTGGTGGTAGACCAAATGGATGTATTGCCAGACGGCAGCATCCAAGCCATTATCAGAAGGGAAGATGGGCGTGATTTTTTTGGCTATGCCCCAACCCTCAAGGCCATATTAATACCAGTCAATACTTTAAACAATTCACTGAAAAGCGGTAATTTAGTGTCTAATCTAAATGTAAAACAATGAGACAAATATCTTTCTTTGCGGTTTTATTTTTCTTTTTTGGTGCTTTAAATGCCCAAGACCAACAATCGGTCAACGTTGGAGACGAGCTTATTATTACATCTCCCATATCCCACAACTATAAATACATTGATGTTCCCCGAAAAAACTTCATTATCAAGCGTGGCGGTATTGCCAATTTAAAGAGCCTTGAAAATAGAAAAGCCATTGTAAAGGACATCAGCACCGAAGGAGACGAAGTGGTTGTTACCCTAGTACCAGCCAACGGCGGAAAATTCTTCAATGTTTACCGTGAGCTGAAAGCAGACTTAGCAGATGCCCTTGACAACGGTGAGCTACAAAAAGTCGAGGGATAACCTTGACAAAAACTAAAGTTGTTCTCTAACAAAGCGCCGGCCCCTTCATGTTCATAAAATCGTTTACCGGGCCGGCGCTTCATTTTTGCACGTAGGACTTCAACCATTTGAAATCACGTCCTATAATCTGTGATTTTTCATTCTCTAAAAAATCAAGAAATGCCAGTGCCACGGGTGAGTGTTTTTTGGCCCTCAGCCACACTACGTTCCACATGGTGGTAATTGGCAGGTTCTTCATGTCAAAAATCTGTAGATCGCCCTTGAGCAATTCGTTCTTAATTCCGATAAGCGGCATGATAGAGCAACCCAACCCTGCCAAAACGGCTTGTTTCACGGCCTCGTTTGAGGTGAGCTCAACCCTCTTGCCCACTTCTATTCCGAACTGTGTCAGGTAATTTTCCATAGCAGCACGAGTGGCAGAGCCCTCTTCCCTAAAAATAAGCGGTGTGCTAATTTGTCCGGTCTTATTGTCTACCCTTACCTCATCAAAATAGTTCGGATTGCCCACCAAGTATAGAATATTTGACATCAAGTCAACGGTTTCCAAATCTAGATGTGCGGGCAACACAGAGACCAAGGCAAAATCTACCTCGTTCTGTTCAAGACTTTCAACAACCCTAGATTTGTTGGTCACATCCATTACAAGGTCCACCCCGGGATTCTCGCGCATGAAAGCCGATAAAAAATAGGGCATTACGTATTTGCCCGTGGAAACGACGGAAATCTTTAGGCGGCCAGCCAACTGCCCGCCGTAAGAGAGCATTTTGTAATTAATCGCATCGACCTCGTTCAGAATTCGATCGGCCACCGTGGCTATTTCCTTGCCAAAATCTGTTATATAAAGCCTTCTGCCAACCACCTCGGTGAGTGGAATTGGAAATTGGTCTTGAAGGTTCTTCAATTGTATGGACACCGCAGGTTGGGTAAGGTGCAATTCTTCAGAGGCCTTGGTAATGCTTTCTTTTTCACAGATCTTCAAAAAGACCTTGAGTTGGTGCAGTGTAAAGTTCATAAACCTTTTTAATGTTTAGTATTATAAATATAAATAAAAACATATGAAATATTAATCTCAACTTTGCCCCCGGTTTTGAACGGCTTGACATATCCGTATTAAAACACAATCAGAAGTTCAACTTTAAAAACAGTGATTATGGAAGTAATAAGCGATGTAAAGACAATCAATCTAGTGGATGGTACATTTACACCTTCAGAGGCACATGATGTAATACAGGCACTGATTGACCAAAAAATTAATTTTCACAAGTTTCAACGCCTTTCTTGGTGTGAGGGAGACATCAATGCCGACACCCAGTACCCCGATGGTAGGATTGCAGAATTGATCGAAGAGAAGAAAAAAGCAAAAGAGCTCATAGCCGAGCTGAGAAAGGAAGGCAAAAAACTCAGAATTGACGGCATTTTGAAGATTTCTGTTGAAGAGTAACTGCTGAATGGACCTTCATCTTTTAGTTGATAATCTAACTAACCCTGCGCTCTTATTCTTTTTCTTGGGAATATTGGCGGTTCAATTAAAAAGTGATCTTGAAATTCCTTCGAACTCTTCAAAGTTCATCTCGCTGTATCTTCTTTTTGCCATTGGATTTAAGGGTGGCCAAGAGCTTTCCCACAGCGAACTGAATTTAGAGATTTTATGGTCGTTGCTGTTTGGTATTTTTATGGCGGTGGCGGTACCTGTCTACGCTTATTTTATTCTCCGCAGAAAGTTCAGCGTTGAAAATTCAGGGGCCATTGCGGCCGCCTATGGGTCGGTCAGCGCCGTGACTTTCGTTACGGCCATTACCTTTCTTGAAATAGAACACATCGATTTCGGCGGGCACATGGTTGCCGTAATGGCCTTGATGGAAGCACCTTCTATAATCGTTGGTGTCATACTCATGTCGCTCTTCAAAAAAGGACAGAAAACCGAAAGAGCTGATTTCGGTAAAGTCTTGCACCATTCGTTGACAAACGGTAGCGTATTGTTGATTATAGGAAGCTTGATAATCGGCTTCTTGGCAAATGACCAACAGGCCGAGGGCATCAAACCCTTTACTACCGATATTTTCAAAGGTTTCTTAGCGGTTTTCTTACTGGATATGGGCATTACCAGCGGACGAAAGCTCAACGATTTCTTGAAAAAAGGATGGTTTGCAGTGCTTTTCTCCATCATTTTGCCCATAATCAACGGTTGTTTTGTGGCTTGGTTCAGCCAGTTCATCACAGAAAGTGTGGGCAACAGGTTTTTGTTTGCTATTTTGGCGGCGAGTGCCTCTTATATTGCTGTGCCAGCGGCCATGCGGTTGGCGGCTCCGAAAGCCAACCCAAGCCTTTACATCCCCATGGCGTTGGCCATTACCTTCCCGTTCAACATTACGCTGGGTATGCCACTTTATCTGTATCTTGTACAGAACCTCTAAACGTTTTGAATGGAGAAAAAAAGATGTGGCTGGTGCGAGGGCGATGCCCTGTACGAAGCCTATCATGATAATGAATGGGGCGTACCTGTAAAAGATGATCCCACGCTCTTTGAGTTTTTGGTCTTGGAAACCTTTCAAGCAGGTTTGAGTTGGATTACCATCTTGAGAAAACGTGAAAATTTCAGAAGGGCATTTGACAATTTCGATTATGAAAAAGTTGCCCAATACCCCCAATCAAAAATAGATGCGCTCTTACAAGATACAGGCATCATCAGAAATAAATTGAAAGTGCATGCCACGGTGACCAATGCCCAAGCCTTTATGAAAGTGCGGCAAGAATTCGGAAGCTTCAGCAATTATATATGGGGGTTTGTCAATGGTACGCCCATTAAAAACAGCTATGACGACTACCGAAAGGCTCCTGCCAAGACCGAGCTGTCAGAGATCATCAGTAAAGACCTCAAAAAACGTGGCTTCAAATTTGTAGGAAGCACTGTGGTCTATGCGCACATGCAGGCCACGGGGATGGTAAACGACCATGAAACCAGTTGTTTCAGATATGATGAAGTGTAAAAACGCAACTGGCAAATGTTACGCTTTTCCCCGTAATAAAGCCAAAAAGTCTTTTCTTGAAACGATTTCAGCCCCCATGCTCTCTAGATGCTTGGTGGGCACTTGGCAGTCTATCATGGTATACTTCTTTTGTGCCAACTCTTGGGCCAATCGAATCAAAGCAAACTTTGAGGCGTTCGACACCAAACTGAACATACTCTCTCCACAAAATACATGGTCCAGATCAACTCCGTACAGGCCACCGACCAATGTATCTTGTTGCCAAACCTCATACGAGTGGGCATGACCCTGCCTATGTAGCTCAATATACGCGTTCTTCATGTTGGACGTTATCCAAGTGCCTGGCTGGTCTTTTCTTTCAGCATTCGCACAATGATCGATGACTTTTTCAAAACAGGTGTCTTTTGTCAACCTAAATTGCCCGCTCGCCAGTACTTTTCCCATACTTTTTGAGACTTTTATTTTTCGAGGAAACAATACCATGCGAGGGTCGGGCGACCACCACAGGATAAGGGCATCATTATTGAACCAAGGAAAAATGCCATTTCGATAAGCCAGCAACAAGCGTTCTACCGATAGGTCGCCACCAATGGCCAACAGCCCCTCTTCGCTGGCTTTTTCTACTGGTGGAAACTCCAATTCTTCACCAAGAAAAGCAATGGGAAGCCTCCGCTCTTGATTGTCCATAGCAATGCTTTTTTTTCTCTAAAATAGAGAATTTGCCTTAGAAGATCAGCAGCCCTGCTACGTAAATGGCACCCCCAACAAGCATGAAAATCAGGGTGTAGGGCAAAATTTCTTTTGCCTTTAATTTGGTAATGCCCAAAAGGGGCAAGGCCCAAAACGGTTGCAGCATGTTCGTCAATTGGTCGCCATATGCAAGGGCCATAATGGCCTTTGGCAGGGGTACCCCCAATTGCAGGGCCGACTCCAATACCAAGGGGCCCTGTACCGCCCATTGGCCTCCGCCACTCGGCACAAAAATATTGACAAGGCCAGCACTCAAAAAGGTAAATATGGGCAACGTTGTTTCATTGCTCACCGAAACGAAAAAATCGGATATCTGGTTGATCATACCACTTTGTGCCATTATACCCATGATACCAAAATATAGGGGGAATTGGATTAAAATGCCCGCCACGTCACCAATGGCCTCTTCGACGGCGTTCAAAAAACTTTTGAAGCTACCATGCAGTAAGAGCGCCAATCCGAGCATGAAGAAATTTAACATGTTCGGTGTAATGTTCAGCGTTTGCAAAGCGGGTAGGTACTGCAAAAGAAAAACACCCAACACCAACAATCCGAATATGGTCGAAAAAATTTTTGAGTGGTCCAATTTTTCAGCACCGACCAGCTCATCTTTACTTTCATGTTTAAACCGGTACACTCCCAAATCGATAGGGGTGGCAGCGGTCTTTTTTCCCAGAAAAAAGACCAATAAAGAAATTACCGTGACAATCACTAAAAAAATTACAAGATTGGAGATGCTGAACACCGTAAGCCCTGTTGAAATGGAATCGGGCAATTGCCCGACCAAACTGGCCGCTGAAACGCCTTGCATCAAATCGTGCAGATGTCCAGGCTCAGCGACCTTGATAGGCGCCGAGCCGCTAATGCCCCCATGCCAGACCATCAGACCAACATAGCCAGAGGCTCCTATAAGTGGATAATTTATTGGAATGCCCTCGGCGTGTGCATGCTCACCTACCTTTCGCGCCAGTATGGCCCCGAAAATCAACCCAAGCCCCCAATTGAAAAAAGAAACGAGCATGGTGGGCAAGGCCACCAACAGGGCGGCATTCGAAGTATTGCTTACATATTTTGTGATATGCATGATGAGCCTCTCCATAGGTTTGCTCAGCACCAGCACGTGCCCCAGCACCAAGATGAGCATCATTTGGTAGGCAAAGACCAAAAGACCGTTGTTCCAAATGCCCGATTCCCAATAGGATAGTATGGCCGTTAATTGGTTTTCGTTTTGGGACGGCTCGGTCAAAAAAAGTGCCAACACCAAGGTCAGCACGGTCAATAGTATGGCAATGGTAAAGGGAGAAGGCAAGTACCTTCTAAAGACATTTTCTATAAACGTGGTAAGGCCCATTGCCTAAAACGGAAGGTCGTCTGGCTCTTCTTCTTTTAGATCCTCAACGGGTTCAAATGCCTCCATCGGTGGCACGGGTGGCATGTTATCAGCATTTTGCTCTCCCTCAAGGCTTTCGATACGCCATCCTTGTATTGAATTGAAATATTTGGTTTCACCTTGTGGATTCACCCATTCACGGCCCCGTAGGTTGATACTGATCTTGACCATTTGCCCCACTTGAAAATTATCCAACAGGTTGGTCTTATCTTGTACAAACTCAACCAGTATATGTTGCGGATACTGCTCTTCGGTGGTAACGACTATTTCCCTTTTACGAAAACCGTTGTTACCATATTCTTTGGTTTCACCAATGAGTTTTATTCTTCCTTGAATCTCCATATCTCTCTTTTAATTCGTTTCAAAAATACATAAATGGCCCTGAAACTCGGCCCTTGAATATGATTGGGTTTTCAACATTTTATCCCTTTTTGCGTTATCTTTAAAATGCAAACGGCCTGGCATGGAATTCAACCCCAGAAAACGCACCTCGAACATCTTTCTTTTGATATCGGCCTTTGTCATAGTCAGCCTTATTTTATGGAACACCAATAGCTTTTTCAAGAAATTCAAGGAAGAAGAACGCCTCAAGATGGAAATTTGGGCCACGGCCCAATCAGAATTGTTACAAGCTGACGAAGACCAAGAGCTGGGCAATCTTACCCTCAAGGTATTGGGCAACAACACCTCGACCCCTATGATTCTTCAGAACAAGGATGGTTCTATCAGAACCAACAACATGCCCGAAGAAATGGTAGTGGACAGCGCCTATCTGCAAAAGAAGATGCGGCAGTTCGCCAGTGAGAACGACCCCATTATCATCGAAGATCGGGGCGAAGAGCTCGCCACCCTTTATTACGGCAATTCTGAGGTATTGAACAAGTTGAAATACTATCCCATAGCCCTTTTGCTGATTATTTTTCTGTTCGGAGCCGTCATCTTTTTCTTTTTCAAGACGAACAAGGCTTCAGAGCAGAACAAGCTCTGGGCGGGCATGGCAAAAGAGACCGCCCACCAAATTGGCACCCCATTGACTTCTCTTTTGGGATGGAATGAACTGTTAAAGGCCGAAAATATTAATCCTGAGGTAACCAAGGAAATTGGGAAAGACATTTCGCGCTTGCAGACCATTACAGAACGGTTTTCAAAAATCGGGTCGACCCCCGAACTTGAAATGCACGATATCGTATCTGAAACAGAAAAGGCCTATCAATACCTAAAGCGCCGCAGTTCTAAATTGATACAGTTTTCGTTCAGCTCAAACATCGACACACTTTTGGTGCCCCTGAACCCCCCTCTTTACAATTGGAGCATTGAAAATTTGGTGAAAAACGGCATCGATGCCATGAAGGGCAAGGGAAGCATTTCCATCAAGGTTGAAAAGACCGGCAACACGGTCAATATTTTAGTGGCCGACACGGGGCATGGCATTCCAAGGGGAGCGTTTCAAACCATATTCAACC
This portion of the Flagellimonas lutaonensis genome encodes:
- a CDS encoding HlyD family secretion protein; its protein translation is MLNITHNKLNQKVDLMRFKAAQKVFPRRYYTYFNKFLLAFAIICFIILFLPWTQNVTGKGYLTTLTPDQRPQTIQSPIPGRIEKWYVREGDFVEKGDTILHISEIKNEYFDPQLVERTGQQIKAKEMAVTSYQEKVKALNTQINALANERTLKLEQAKNKLMQAKLKVQSDSIDLEAAKTNITIAQRQYDRVVQLQSEGLKAVTDVEEKRLKLQEAQAKLISQENKLLASENEVINAQVEINRVQAEYTDKISKARSDMFTAQSNQFDSEAQVTKLENEFTNYSIRNDMYYIRAPLSGYINKAIQGGIGVTFKEGEHLVGIMPADFDMAVETYVDPIDLPLLHLGEKVRIQFDGWPAIVFSGWPNLSYGTYGGVVVAIETFISENGKYRILLAPDPEDQPWPQDLRVGSGAYTIALLEDVPIWFEIWRQLNGFPPNYYQPENNTANSQKK
- a CDS encoding peptidase domain-containing ABC transporter, with amino-acid sequence MAQNMMTSWQRLMGLLKLDKKDIFQVFYYAIFAGLVNLSLPLGIQAIINLIQGAQVSTSWIVLVILVTLGVAFVGLLQLMQIRIIENVQQKIFTRSSFEFAYRFPKIKMSELSNYYPPELANRFFDTLTIQKSLSKILIDFPAALLQIIFGLLLLSFYHPFFIIYGLLLLLLIYVVFKFTAKRGLETSLEESMHKYRVAHWIQEIARSIISFKLSGKTSHAIDKNDALVVDYLDARESHFKILILQFIHMIGFKVLVTAGLLLIGGLLVLNQEMNIGQFVAAEIIILLVINSVEKLILGLETFYDLLTSLEKLGQVVDKKLESPEGERPFKENEGFHLELNHVTYKVPERKKIIVNDFSLNITPSCTILLQGPSGSGKSTLLRLIAGILEPDSGDIFVNDVSLKGVNLNHYRSHIGQSLSEESPFEGTILDNITFGDKSIPQEDIYWALEKTKLTAFVKEQPKGLKTILYPEGKQIPYTISKKIVLARSIVRKPKLLILKDPLDQFNREEADEIIDFLTDPDNGWALIVVSENPRWTKKCGRIITMENGRLIKEIAGNHA
- a CDS encoding TetR/AcrR family transcriptional regulator; the encoded protein is MERLLQTIKIAINEKIYVKDPESSDLGKRIIEKSILMIDEMGFEAFTFKKLGSEIGSNESSIYRYFENKHKLLVYLTSWYWGWVEYHLVFSTNSISNPHEKLKRAIEIISRPIEEDSHFSHINEVVLNRIVVNESSKSFFTKEVDLENKEGYFVIYKRMVSRLTEMVQGVNPQYPYPKSLASTILEGVLHQNFLKEHFQSLTNCNANEAPTDFFVDLAFKTLKSN
- a CDS encoding LysR family transcriptional regulator, coding for MNFTLHQLKVFLKICEKESITKASEELHLTQPAVSIQLKNLQDQFPIPLTEVVGRRLYITDFGKEIATVADRILNEVDAINYKMLSYGGQLAGRLKISVVSTGKYVMPYFLSAFMRENPGVDLVMDVTNKSRVVESLEQNEVDFALVSVLPAHLDLETVDLMSNILYLVGNPNYFDEVRVDNKTGQISTPLIFREEGSATRAAMENYLTQFGIEVGKRVELTSNEAVKQAVLAGLGCSIMPLIGIKNELLKGDLQIFDMKNLPITTMWNVVWLRAKKHSPVALAFLDFLENEKSQIIGRDFKWLKSYVQK
- a CDS encoding sodium-dependent bicarbonate transport family permease yields the protein MDLHLLVDNLTNPALLFFFLGILAVQLKSDLEIPSNSSKFISLYLLFAIGFKGGQELSHSELNLEILWSLLFGIFMAVAVPVYAYFILRRKFSVENSGAIAAAYGSVSAVTFVTAITFLEIEHIDFGGHMVAVMALMEAPSIIVGVILMSLFKKGQKTERADFGKVLHHSLTNGSVLLIIGSLIIGFLANDQQAEGIKPFTTDIFKGFLAVFLLDMGITSGRKLNDFLKKGWFAVLFSIILPIINGCFVAWFSQFITESVGNRFLFAILAASASYIAVPAAMRLAAPKANPSLYIPMALAITFPFNITLGMPLYLYLVQNL
- a CDS encoding DNA-3-methyladenine glycosylase I, translated to MEKKRCGWCEGDALYEAYHDNEWGVPVKDDPTLFEFLVLETFQAGLSWITILRKRENFRRAFDNFDYEKVAQYPQSKIDALLQDTGIIRNKLKVHATVTNAQAFMKVRQEFGSFSNYIWGFVNGTPIKNSYDDYRKAPAKTELSEIISKDLKKRGFKFVGSTVVYAHMQATGMVNDHETSCFRYDEV
- the aat gene encoding leucyl/phenylalanyl-tRNA--protein transferase: MDNQERRLPIAFLGEELEFPPVEKASEEGLLAIGGDLSVERLLLAYRNGIFPWFNNDALILWWSPDPRMVLFPRKIKVSKSMGKVLASGQFRLTKDTCFEKVIDHCANAERKDQPGTWITSNMKNAYIELHRQGHAHSYEVWQQDTLVGGLYGVDLDHVFCGESMFSLVSNASKFALIRLAQELAQKKYTMIDCQVPTKHLESMGAEIVSRKDFLALLRGKA
- a CDS encoding short-chain fatty acid transporter, yielding MGLTTFIENVFRRYLPSPFTIAILLTVLTLVLALFLTEPSQNENQLTAILSYWESGIWNNGLLVFAYQMMLILVLGHVLVLSKPMERLIMHITKYVSNTSNAALLVALPTMLVSFFNWGLGLIFGAILARKVGEHAHAEGIPINYPLIGASGYVGLMVWHGGISGSAPIKVAEPGHLHDLMQGVSAASLVGQLPDSISTGLTVFSISNLVIFLVIVTVISLLVFFLGKKTAATPIDLGVYRFKHESKDELVGAEKLDHSKIFSTIFGLLVLGVFLLQYLPALQTLNITPNMLNFFMLGLALLLHGSFKSFLNAVEEAIGDVAGILIQFPLYFGIMGIMAQSGMINQISDFFVSVSNETTLPIFTFLSAGLVNIFVPSGGGQWAVQGPLVLESALQLGVPLPKAIMALAYGDQLTNMLQPFWALPLLGITKLKAKEILPYTLIFMLVGGAIYVAGLLIF
- a CDS encoding DUF3127 domain-containing protein; protein product: MEIQGRIKLIGETKEYGNNGFRKREIVVTTEEQYPQHILVEFVQDKTNLLDNFQVGQMVKISINLRGREWVNPQGETKYFNSIQGWRIESLEGEQNADNMPPVPPMEAFEPVEDLKEEEPDDLPF
- a CDS encoding sensor histidine kinase, which codes for MEFNPRKRTSNIFLLISAFVIVSLILWNTNSFFKKFKEEERLKMEIWATAQSELLQADEDQELGNLTLKVLGNNTSTPMILQNKDGSIRTNNMPEEMVVDSAYLQKKMRQFASENDPIIIEDRGEELATLYYGNSEVLNKLKYYPIALLLIIFLFGAVIFFFFKTNKASEQNKLWAGMAKETAHQIGTPLTSLLGWNELLKAENINPEVTKEIGKDISRLQTITERFSKIGSTPELEMHDIVSETEKAYQYLKRRSSKLIQFSFSSNIDTLLVPLNPPLYNWSIENLVKNGIDAMKGKGSISIKVEKTGNTVNILVADTGHGIPRGAFQTIFNPGVTTKKRGWGLGLSLVKRIIEEYHKGKIKVFSSSKEGTIMQISLKSNH